ATCCTGCTAAATTTCTCAGAGCGGGCATTGATTATAAATTCCCTTCCTTTTCCGACGGTCTCAAATAACTTTTTTGAAATATTGCTGATTACGTTTCCGTAGTTGTCAATATAAATTACGTTGCCAATTATTTGGCTCTCTTTGTTGTTTACTACGGGACGGATGCCCGTCAATTCCTTGATTTCAGTAATGGTTTTACCAATTACTTCTAGCGTTCCGCCCCGTGCAATGTGGCCGGCCACTTTCACAAATACATCCAAAACGGGAAAATTGCTGATTACCCGATCGTGAATATTAATTTCAACAATTTTCTCAGGGCGAATTTCCGAAGTGAGCATGGAGATAATCCCATTGTCAGCACACACAAAATAATGGCCGTCCATCAATACCGCAATGTGCTTATTTTCAGGATTTAATTCAGAATCGACGCCAATTACGTGTATACTTC
The Aequorivita iocasae genome window above contains:
- a CDS encoding SAM hydrolase/SAM-dependent halogenase family protein; this encodes MAIITLTTDFGEKDHFVGAVKGAIYTEMEDAKIVDISHSISPFHLHEAAYIIQNAYKSFPPGSIHVIGVDSELNPENKHIAVLMDGHYFVCADNGIISMLTSEIRPEKIVEINIHDRVISNFPVLDVFVKVAGHIARGGTLEVIGKTITEIKELTGIRPVVNNKESQIIGNVIYIDNYGNVISNISKKLFETVGKGREFIINARSEKFSRIHTHYSDAINFEQPPEKREEDGKRLALWNSSQFLELAIYKSNPTSVGGASSLFGLEFRDTITVNFNS